GGCGGAgctgttggtggtggtggtgtgagCCTCATAGCTTTTGGGCAAACGAATGATAGAAAACAATTTATAGtataagaaaaatagaaagttcAAGTTCGTCGTCTCCAACGGATCCGAGCGTTATGAAGAAAGAACTTGATGAAACGAAGCGTACAGTGATAAAGAAGAGAAGCAGGAACCAATGAGAGAGgtaaagtttccttttttatgtTCTGCAATGAGGGAAGTTCACGTGTTCATAGGCCTACTTgttacatttaaaaataatatgatcacttctcctttcttctgacaaataataaattaattaaaaagtaagCTCAGGTTCATGAACCTGAACTAATCCAATCTCTCTCCGTCAAACTCAGTTAAAGAGGCACTTTTGTCTCGGTAAAGTTTTCAGCTAATGGAGTTTGTACACACCAACTTTTGCAATGTAATTGTGAAGTTTGATCTGTAATGCAAAACTTTCTAAGgttatataagtttataaaaggtaacaaaaaaaaaagttacagcATTCGGATTCTACAtctggaaacaaacaaaaatagccgGACAACGGGTAAATAAATAGCTATGGATATTACTTTGATGATACCAAAGAGCAGGGTATTTAttcttttacatacaaaaaGCCTAGAGGAGAGAAGACCTGCTGAAATATGTTTCAATCCTCTCAAAAATCTTTTTAAGTGGTCACAAGATGAGGAGCTCCTGATCGAGGCAGGACACACGAGTATGTTACATACTTTGCACTGTCTAGAAGCACGACGACAAAAACTCGGGACAGTGATTTTGGACCCCCAATCATCCCTTCTATATCTCCATCACCACCTTCTCTCGGATCGACAAGCACAGATACAACCATCGACGAGGCTGGCTTGATATCTTTGCTACTGCTGTTTCTTTGGTGTTCTTTGGTGAGATTAAAATCTGATCCCGGGAGTGGAATGGGAAGACCGCGAAGGATCCTTCTgttctttctcttgtgtgtGTCTGTGGTGTTCTTACTGTGTACTGCAGAGACGTTGGTTGCTGGAGTTGCAGGAATGATGGCTCCAGAGGTTGAGGAGACATCAAACTGAAACACTTCCGTGCACATCCCTGAACTAAACATGGGCCCTACAATATAgtcatttaacaaaaaaaaggtggTGTTAAATAGTGAACCAAGTGTCAGTAAGACTTTAAGCTACTATTGTGCCTCAAGTTTATGCAGAAAAGAGCGAAGAGAAATAAACACTAGATCTACTCTTTATAATCTATATGAGTAACAATGTCACATGTTCATAGTTAATATCTAATCTGATTGTTGGATGCATCTACTCATGACCACAGATTTGCTGAAGGTTAAGCCTCATTAAAGTGTTATTTTGTCAAAAGTCAAGATATAACAAGGACTAGTATACATAATCAAGTCAAGGGAACAGAAAGTAACATGAGAAACCCGTGAATTACCTGCAACACCTTCACGAAACCATTGCTGCATTTCACCGTTGGCTGCTATTGTTTTGAATTGGTCCTTCAGAGTATCAGCGGAGCCAGAGGATAGAGCTTTCTGTTTTTCAGTCTTAGATCTGTAGAGATGCTTAGCCATTTCCTCGGTCCTTCGCACGTCAGGTAAAGGCAGTGCAGGGGAATAATCTTTCGGAATCACCAAGTCAGCGTTCCTCTCATTTGATTCAGAAGCCTTTCTCGAAGCCACGGCTTTCTCACTCGCCaatatagaattaataatcaaattccCATCTATCTTCACAAGCTTGTCATTCCTCGGAACAAAGAGTGATGCAACTAGAGGCTCACTACCATTTCCAGGAGGTACAGAGCTCTCTGTTGCAGATATATTTTTCCTTGTTCCTTGATCAGAATCTCCCCCGCAATGTATCCCGCTGTTACTATTAGAAACCCCAGTACCAGCACCACTACGAGATGCATCCAAAACTCTATCCCTATGCTGACTGTAAACCTGATCAGTAATATAATTAGACCTATAGTTCCCATAAAAGGCACCACTAATTCCTCCAAAATTAACGTCGACAATTGGAGCCAATGcaccaaacaaaaatagacAAAACAGAAGCCCCAGAAAACTAATACTGGCGACCTTCTTGGTCTTAGCTTCACTCTTCTTACTCTCCGACTTCTTTGCCTTGGATGTTCCAAGAGGATTCTGTGGTTTCAACCTAGGAATGGGAATCAAAGGCACTTGAGACCCTTGTTGCTTGACCATATAAGGCGGACAAGGCATCCATGGATAAGGCATTGGAGCCATAGGTGGATACATTGCCATCGGAGGTGGTGGATGATGCGGCGGACACATTCCATTACCTCCCAATTGCTGCCTTAGTGTAGCATTCTCAGCCATGACATAAGACATCTTGCCATTCAAATCCGTTATAGTGGAATGCATATTCCTAACCTTCTCTTCAAGCTCCTCAACGTAATGCTTCTTCCTCTGTCTCGAAAGCTGCGCGCTTTCACGGTTTCTCATGAGtctagctttctttttctcatcttcCTCGCCGGTCACAGCACTTGCGTCTGCATCCTCCCCTGATCTCCTATACTTACTGTTCCTAGACTCGTCACTCAAATCCTCTTcgatctctttcttcctcttggtAATAATAGACGCAGTCGTAGTAGTAGCCACAGCTTCTTCCACCTTAACCTTCTGGTCGACGACAACGTTACCTGATTTAGGAGACGATTCATTCGTAGCTTCGGAGACATCAGAACCGCAATTACCCGAGCCCTGAGAGGACAACGGAGTCGGTAGATCTAAGCTACGATCAGCACCGGAACATCGATCATCAGAATCCTCCCTAGGAGATTCACGGTTACAGCAACCAGAAGTTGTAACGGCATCATCTTTGGTGGtggggagaagaagagaatcaccGGAGATTCCAGAAGCTTCGGAATCGGGGGTGAAATCACCGAAGTGCTCTTGGGTAGAGGTGTTGATAGGGATGAGAAACGACTCGTTCTCAGCGGGGAAGTAGAGATCGTCCATACCGTCGAAAGTGAGCTCGAATTCACCATCGGGGAAACCCAGATCGGACATGAGTTCACCAATCGGAGTCTGATCGGAGCCGAAATGATCATCGAACGTAGGGATCGAGATGGAATCGAAATCGGAAGGAGGAGGGTGGGTGGAATTAGGGTCCGGAGCAGGTGGTGGAGGCTGTTCCGTGATTGGTTCAGCCATTTTGTTTAATCTGAGTTTTTAGGGTTACGAATTggggagatgatgatgaagaaggaaagagagagagagagagagagagagagagagagattcagaaGAAAGGGGTTATGGTCTATGGAGTGATGCGGGAGAAAGACGACGAGGGGTttaaagacaaagagagagaggaagaggaggaaggtGTGGGTTGCTTCCGTCTTCTTCGTCTACGGCGCGTGGTCGCTAAACATACACACTAGTGATGTGATGATGGGGAACCTAAAAGTTAAATCCAAAATTCAGTATATCTCTTTCCTTTCTTTattaataaagaacaaatctataaataaataaataaattagagagATTATTTTGAATAACTTTATTACTAACTGTAGCTAAAATAACTTTTATGACCATCATGATGTGCTTTTGTTATGTTTCCtaattttgattcttctttttttttttaattatttttaaaaaaatatagtagtaaGTCTCTAATCCAGAAATAATATCAGATGATTGACTAAAAATAGTTGATTTGACtggtgaaataaataaataaaagcagattttattttattcataatttttatatagtctatattttttcttaatttttttagtataaagtTTATTGTATGAAGTCAATCTATACAATAAGTTTAAactttatatactatatagtcaATCTATAAAGTTTAGAATCTATTGCGCATAGTAATTATCATACTAAGTATTTTCGGGATtctaaatttacatattttgctagttgttttgtgacttttgtATAATCATTTTATAACTCAGTGTATACACAAATTcaaattatagattaattaaaagaaGACGACAGAGGAGTTCTAAATTCCTCCCCACACATGCATATTATGTCGACCATTGTCTTTGTCTTTCATTTGGTTTGGCACTTGAGGTGGGGGCTAGAAAGAGTATATACTATAGCAAAGCATGTGCACGACGTTCTAGTTTTATAGTCTTACCTTAATTTGGTAGTGAATACTTGTGGGAGTTGACTTTTAGGAGATCATGACTTTATGTATCTAATCCAATTTTTAGGAGTCTAGATTATATGTAGGTCCTTTGTACATtatcaggtttttttttagtCTCGAATATTCTTGCCTAATTATTTCCTTTTGGAATATTATGTTAAAGGCAGAAAGATAGGTATATGTTTTTGCTTATAAATTGTACTCTCTTTACCTTCGTCGGTTTATAAATTTACtagtaacaaattatttttttggtcggcAATTTACTAACAAATTTTATActagtaaataaattattttttctggtAAGTTGTGGATATATAATAAATGGCGAGTGTAAAATAAAGCACGAGAGGAAGAGAGTGGGAAGGATTTGGTAATCCACATGTTAAAAGCACGTTGACTGCATTTGTGTTAGTTTTGGAGTGAAGGAAGGGTTTTCGTTATTTGTCGTCTCTGTCGTCTCTCTCtcgaaaaaaaataataatgctGTCTTCTAGCCTATCTTATCGCTTCACTTTCCAACTGTGTGTCGTTTTTGAGTCTCTTTCCCGTCACGCATGTCTCCTCTCCCACCTCTGCATCActcatcattttcttttctctctcccACCTCATAGCCTCACACTATTAACTTGATAGTTGATTGACTATTTAGTAACTTAAAgtatttataaacttttttgttataagCTAAGAAATAATTCATTTGATGCattgctttttctttcttacttaCTAATCTTATAGTATAGCACCATCATAAATATCATACAATATATAGTAAGATCATGTTCTCGACTGGTTTCTTAATTCTCTATGAGCAACCGACTTCTTTGTCTCGAGATTTGCCACTACATATATAGCCGGAATTCTCAGTTTAAAACCTAAATTTAACTAATCAGAATTTTAACATCTTTATGACTTTTTATGTTAAAGATAATTTATgaacttttagttttttttcactTCGATTATCTACACGttagtttgaatttttggatTGCAATGCAAATATGCAATCACGGATCGttagttataaatataattaaaaggaTAAATAAACATGGGGATTTGCGTTCAGGTTCAAACAATGAGTTGGATAGCCGCTTGGAAGCTAGCTACAAGGTATTATCAATTCTAGCTAACCACATATTTAGACATATACGTCTTTTGGATTCTTTATAAGTCACATTTTTCACAAGGTAGATTCACCAAAATCACGAAAATACTACATTAGGACACCGCCAAAATTAGGAAAGAGACAATCATTTTACAAGATTGGAGGACCGCAAGAATCATGTAAGACAACACaacacttaaaagaaaaaaaaaaaaaaaaaaaNNNNNNNNNNNNNNNNNNNNNNNNNNNNNNNNNNNNNNNNNNNNNNNNNNNNNNNNNNNNNNNNNNNNNNNNNNNNNNNNNNNNNNNNNNNNNNNNNNNNNNNNNNNNNNNNNNNNNNNNNNNNNNNNNNNNNNNNNNNNNNNNNNNNNNNNNNNNNNNNNNNNNNNNNNNNNNNNNNNNNNNNNNNNNNNNNNNNNNNNNNNNNNNNNNNNNNNNNNNNNNNNNNNNNNNNNNNNNNNNNNNNNNNNNNNNNNNNNNNNNNNNNNNNNNNNNNNNNNNNNNNNNNNNNNNNNNNNNNaaaaaaaaaaaaaaaaaaaaaaaaaaccctatgaTATGATCTCACACTTTTCTCGAGAGGTGCTTgcaaagagatagagagagagctgGTGTGGGTGCACAATGCAATTCTAAACCCTTCGAGAATACCTATAACAAAGCATCAGAGGAATAGCAATGTTCTATAACATCCTCTGCATATCGCCATTAGGCATTAATTAGCCCTGACCAAGTTCCATATGTTTAGGAAAGGTGACcacttttgatttatttatgcaTAACTACAAAAATGATGATACTCTCAATAAGTTTTTAGGTTTGCAATTGTACATGTGTACTTTTGAATATAGTTGTGGGATCAATTGGTTAtgttatatgttaaaattattataggtcataagttttattttaacaaaaacatcatcataGACAGATCCATGTTCTACTCTGCCAGACAAACCCATCATCAAAAATTCATCTCTTATGCTACCATTCAAAACCATCattttaccattttcttttgaattgaAAAGAGCCAAAACGACGTCATTCCACGATTACGATGTCACATCATAATACACGTAGAGTCTGTGTCACCATCCGTTAACGTACATGCCTGAactttcaattttattaaagtaTATAGGTCTAAATTGGCATTAGCAAATTATAGAGGTAAAAATTATATAGGTCTAAATTGGCATTAGCAACAAATTATATATGGTACATGTATGAAAGAGCCATTTTTCCATGGATTTACCATTTTGGCGACCACGCAAAATCCCCCCTTTTGTATATATCCTccccattttttgttttcgtttctttttctgtacggctctttaacttttttaattacaatttttcaCCCGAAAGTTTCTCATAATTCTCTCAAAGAACACTAAGGTATTGAAAATTTCATAGATGTGACCACAAATTTCTATAAAATCCATTTTGTGATGTTGTTAACAAAATTGAGTatgaaattaacaataaatGTAGATAAAAAagtagaattattattattttttaaacgacGAGGTGAATCATCagataaattttacataatgtATATGAAATTAGGGTAATTTTGAGTAATAACCAAAATATGAGCTTCAACGGTGAGGAAAGAATGAGAAATTGGCTTTTCTTGtaattttctgtaaaaaaagctttgactctcttcttcttcatcttcttcaaaaaagtttctattttctatttgggtgtgaaaatgtttaaaacacaCCATTTCTAGTTGTTTCCTCTAGTCTCTGATTCAGAGTAGGCCTCTGCTAAAATTTCTCAGTCTTCCTTTTTGTCTTCGTTTTAGGGTTTCATTTGACCGGATAACTTTGTTCTGCTCAGTCGCATTTGCCTACTCAGCTGGAAACCTAGCTGTACCAAAACCTCCAGAAGCAGCCGagctctccctctctctctctctctctctagctctctctctctctctctctagctctcgctctcttctgttttaaagatttcagtgaggattttgattttttattgaaAGGATTTTGATTTAGAAAGCAACTaatctctctcgctctctctcagGTTTGTTGTTGGGGAACAGTAATGGTAAATACATCGACGTTTGCTGCAGAAATGGTAAGGTCACCACCTTTGTTATATCTATCAGATAGTTGTAAATCTGGAAATGAAAAACGGTAAGGGTTCAAAGTTTTCTAATGTTTGTGCAATGTTGTTGCTTTAGGTGGAACTTTCTAGTGGTGATGATGACAGTGATGTGATTTGGACTACGGATGATGAATTTGAGATTGATAACTATCAATCTTCTCCGATGCATTCTGTGTCTGAAACCTTAGGTGGACCTGCTAGTGTAAGTGCTTACTGAATTCTAAAGAACAATTGCTATTCTTAACTTGTCTCTTTTTTTCACGCGTTTTTTTGTGATTCAGAAGGGAATCTCTGATGAGACGTTTGCTAGTTTTATTGAGATGGGATTTTCAAGTGAAAGCATGGTTAGAGCAATTGAAGAAACTGGTGATTAGTCTATTTCTGATTTGTGTTTATATCTGAGATATGCATTTCTGAATTCTGTCAATGGATGAAATGTTAAATAATTTGCAGGACCAAATCCAGAACCTATTCTGATTCTTGAAACGCTCTCCAAGTTTTCTGTGAGTCTCCTAAAATCATGTGCATGGTCACAATTTGTTTGCTTGTATATAATCTTAActccacctttttttttttttaatttgtgaagaCAAGCGATGAACCTAGTTCTTCAAAATCCAAAGTTTTCGATTATCTTATTGGGATGGGGTTTCCTGAGGAAAATGTGTTAAAAGCTATACAAGAATACGGTAATGACATATctctttgctcttttttttcttctaggaATTGGGAAATCTTTTAATGAGGTTTATTGAACTTTCCTTGATAATATGCAGGAGACGAAAATGTTGATGAGTTAACAGATGCACTTCTTACTTATGCGGTAAGTAAAcattacaaattaaatagtATATCGACATGAAAATATAGTATTTCCATGTAATAGAAGGTCGTTACTGTTTCTTTAGGAGGTAGAGGAAATGAGCGAAACAAAAGACGAGAACATCAACACTAATGATGATGACAATCTCTATTCATTATCCTCAGATG
The sequence above is drawn from the Camelina sativa cultivar DH55 chromosome 4, Cs, whole genome shotgun sequence genome and encodes:
- the LOC104782582 gene encoding bZIP transcription factor 17-like, with amino-acid sequence MAEPITEQPPPPAPDPNSTHPPPSDFDSISIPTFDDHFGSDQTPIGELMSDLGFPDGEFELTFDGMDDLYFPAENESFLIPINTSTQEHFGDFTPDSEASGISGDSLLLPTTKDDAVTTSGCCNRESPREDSDDRCSGADRSLDLPTPLSSQGSGNCGSDVSEATNESSPKSGNVVVDQKVKVEEAVATTTTASIITKRKKEIEEDLSDESRNSKYRRSGEDADASAVTGEEDEKKKARLMRNRESAQLSRQRKKHYVEELEEKVRNMHSTITDLNGKMSYVMAENATLRQQLGGNGMCPPHHPPPPMAMYPPMAPMPYPWMPCPPYMVKQQGSQVPLIPIPRLKPQNPLGTSKAKKSESKKSEAKTKKVASISFLGLLFCLFLFGALAPIVDVNFGGISGAFYGNYRSNYITDQVYSQHRDRVLDASRSGAGTGVSNSNSGIHCGGDSDQGTRKNISATESSVPPGNGSEPLVASLFVPRNDKLVKIDGNLIINSILASEKAVASRKASESNERNADLVIPKDYSPALPLPDVRRTEEMAKHLYRSKTEKQKALSSGSADTLKDQFKTIAANGEMQQWFREGVAGPMFSSGMCTEVFQFDVSSTSGAIIPATPATNVSAVHSKNTTDTHKRKNRRILRGLPIPLPGSDFNLTKEHQRNSSSKDIKPASSMVVSVLVDPREGGDGDIEGMIGGPKSLSRVFVVVLLDSAKYVTYSCVLPRSGAPHLVTT